A window of Brettanomyces nanus chromosome 2, complete sequence contains these coding sequences:
- a CDS encoding uncharacterized protein (EggNog:ENOG41): MKQKILWNTLMKAIYVSAASVQALKRDVVGIQLFNSEDSQFSGLTSDVFVKQIHSHNDYWRDVPLITALSYGVQSVEADIWNFRRSNNDDDELYVGHNLNALTRDRTLDSLYLNPLYEILEEHNPRPSRTVGKLAEKLPSGVFETDIHATLYFFIDFKTEGNALFNKVAAALERFKHRDWLSYYDVEKDEFVWRPLTVIGTGDTPLESVLNMRQRFIFFDGPLGQLNNFQGHSITSNISPIASASLRMLVGKSTIEGLNEKQLHKLSSMISDAHNRNIKTRVWDTPWWPVSREQKVWKQLLDIGSDFLNADDLELAVQL, from the coding sequence ATGAAGCAAAAGATCTTATGGAATACCCTAATGAAGGCCATATATGTGAGTGCTGCAAGTGTCCAGGCTCTGAAAAGAGATGTGGTTGGCATTCAGCTATTCAACTCTGAAGACTCGCAATTTTCGGGATTGACTAGTGATGTGTTTGTTAAGCAGATTCACTCTCACAATGACTATTGGAGGGATGTCCCGTTAATTACCGCCCTTAGCTACGGAGTACAGTCGGTAGAAGCGGATATCTGGAATTTTAGAAGATCGAataacgatgatgatgagctCTATGTGGGGCATAATTTGAATGCGTTAACAAGGGATAGAACCCTAGACAGTCTTTACTTAAACCCACTATATGAGATTTTGGAAGAACATAATCCTAGGCCAAGTCGAACAGTGGGAAAACTGGCGGAGAAACTACCGTCTGGAGTATTCGAAACGGACATTCATGCCACTCtatatttttttattgACTTCAAGACCGAAGGAAATGCTCTGTTCAATAAGGTGGCAGCTGCTCTTGAGAGATTTAAACATAGAGATTGGCTTTCATATTACgatgttgaaaaagatgagtTTGTGTGGAGACCATTGACTGTTATCGGAACAGGTGATACTCCTCTAGAAAGTGTTCTTAATATGCGGCAGAGatttattttctttgatggGCCCCTAGGACAGTTGAACAACTTTCAAGGACATTCAATAACGTCAAATATTTCTCCTATAGCGTCGGCATCGTTGAGGATGCTTGTTGGAAAATCAACCATTGAGGGTCTTAATGAAAAACAGTTACACAAATTAAGTTCTATGATTTCCGATGCTCATAATAGAAACATCAAAACTAGAGTTTGGGACACGCCGTGGTGGCCAGTTTCCAGAGAACAGAAGGTATGGAAGCAACTTCTGGATATTGGATCCGATTTTCTTAATGCCGATGATTTGGAATTGGCTGTACAGCTTTGA
- a CDS encoding uncharacterized protein (EggNog:ENOG41), with the protein MDDMEDKESDLERLSKDKKEETGKEQGNESDEEMEEADEEEEIEEKKKEAEEKREIEEKREGEENEREQFRTGALNELKDIEIEFATLKDKLYETQLKKLELELKLCEMNKHPDFLYFMKMIDENFKGQIERSINLQKYRLRCLNSQTGAYRVQIHQQFIRNCEDLKYGQIRKITSDWYEINKERRTMDTASLQTPEYYQYNENITADNVESQESISKLVRQRNSVYKEIGNMQALIKYQKVFPSSLNNLEGCDSQDMAQDLRQMNIKPSHHNNKV; encoded by the coding sequence ATGGACGATATGGAAGACAAAGAGAGTGATTTGGAGCGCCTATCCAAGgataagaaggaagaaacaggaaaagaacaaggaaacgaatctgatgaagaaatggaagaagcagacgaagaagaagaaatagaagagaagaaaaaggaagcagaagagaagagagaaatagaagagaaaagagaagggGAGGAAAACGAAAGAGAACAGTTTCGAACCGGTGCATTAAACGAATTGAAAGATATCGAAATTGAGTTTGCaactttgaaggataagTTATATGAGACACAACTGAAGAAGTTAGAATTGGAATTGAAACTTTGTGAGATGAATAAGCATCCAGACTTCTTGTATTttatgaagatgattgaCGAGAATTTCAAGGGGCAGATCGAGAGGTCGATCAACCTTCAGAAGTACAGATTGCGGTGTCTCAACAGCCAAACTGGCGCTTACCGCGTACAAATACATCAGCAGTTCATTAGAAACTGTGAAGACCTCAAATATGGTCAGATACGAAAGATTACATCGGATTGGTATGAGATaaataaggaaagaagaacgatGGATACGGCCAGTCTACAAACTCCAGAATACTACCAGTACAATGAAAACATCACTGCAGATAACGTGGAGTCACAAGAATCGATCAGCAAACTTGTCAGACAACGAAATTCGGTATATAAAGAGATAGGAAACATGCAAGCACTGATAAAGTACCAGAAAGTGTTTCCTAGTTCTTTAAACAACCTAGAAGGATGCGATAGCCAGGATATGGCACAAGATCTACGACAGATGAACATCAAACCAAGCCATCATAATAATAAAGTTtaa
- a CDS encoding uncharacterized protein (EggNog:ENOG41) — MRFSLSVLTAIVAVLSGVSAEEYSSSEECQVNYHTVTSIEYVYTSLPVETTKKTTSSSTFSPTSTISSQNEASATLSSASSIALSGPSNIASSQISSTLDAQSTTPIVTPTATSSILSSSPLSSITTSTSPLPTSTLPTSKSTSISTTSKSTISTSISSISPVTSSPVTSSTPTSSTPTTSTPISTSSVFSFEDVYLDRHNYYRNLHVDTPAMSWDDGVANVAQTYADSYDCDGVLTHSGNSYNGSSLGENLAYGYDFYDAGAVDAWYDEISNYNYSDPQFAEDNGHFTQLVWKSSTRLGCGYKYCSPTYGYYIVCNYQPAGNVIYSGDEYKLFKENVLPLKSSS, encoded by the coding sequence ATGAGATTTAGCCTCTCAGTTTTGACAGCCATTGTAGCTGTTCTTTCCGGTGTTTCTGCGGAAGAGTATTCCTCATCTGAAGAGTGTCAGGTTAATTATCATACAGTGACATCCATCGAGTATGTGTACACTTCATTGCCTGTTGAGACAACCAAGAAAACCACTTCAAGTTCCACCTTCAGTCCCACTTCAACAATAAGTTCGCAGAATGAAGCTTCCGCTACGTTAAGTTCTGCTTCAAGCATTGCTTTAAGTGGCCCTTCTAATATTGCGTCGAGCCAGATCTCCAGTACGTTGGATGCTCAGAGTACCACTCCTATCGTCACTCCAACTGCAACATCGTCGATCTTGAGCTCATCTCCTTTGTCTTCAATTACGACGTCCACATCTCCACTACCTACATCCACATTACCTACATCCAAATCCACATCTATATCCACAACATCCAAGTCCACGATATCTACATCTATATCATCCATATCCCCTGTTACATCATCCCCTGTTACATCATCCACACCAACATCATCCACACCTACAACATCCACACCTATCTCTACTTCAAGCGTCTTCAGCTTTGAAGACGTTTACCTCGATAGACACAACTATTACAGAAATCTTCACGTGGACACTCCAGCAATGTCATGGGATGACGGCGTTGCCAATGTTGCCCAGACATACGCTGACTCTTATGATTGTGATGGTGTTTTGACTCATTCAGGAAATAGTTACAATGGAAGTTCACTAGGAGAGAATTTGGCCTACGGTTATGACTTTTACGATGCTGGTGCTGTCGATGCTTGGTACGATGAGATTTCCAACTATAATTATTCAGATCCTCAATTTGCAGAGGACAATGGACATTTTACGCAATTAGTGTGGAAATCCAGTACCCGACTTGGCTGCGGCTATAAGTACTGCAGCCCTACCTACGGTTATTACATCGTGTGTAATTATCAACCAGCAGGTAACGTGATTTATTCGGGTGACGAATAtaagcttttcaaagagaacgTGTTGCCTTTgaagtcttcaagctga
- a CDS encoding uncharacterized protein (EggNog:ENOG41) has translation MDYSLFYEDWTLAIAARAQLELVRPFRVVLGFANSLLTGDLFYYPAKGIQLFIEDWQNILPLYISLTFPLVLVQSVLRALCFVLLLPANILVLTITCGPLGLSIALAITNEESISLADLLTSCFLPDSEIKQAKYNALFDHILCLTGNEQIVFPGKLQRVVNNSPTAELFNVSKYIQFWYNLITWNSTKLLPVVGAPLLAYKVFVENVNKRMSRLFRLQRLRKRQVGYYHLKEREGELLALGVSMGILESIPFIGQSFFSFTNTIGLAYMCGKRLNTNLNVLVIPKSVEKK, from the coding sequence atGGATTACTCATTATTTTACGAAGACTGGACTCTTGCCATCGCAGCAAGAGCTCAACTAGAGCTTGTTCGACCTTTCCGTGTAGTATTAGGATTCGCCAACTCACTTCTTACTGGAGATCTATTCTACTATCCGGCAAAGGGAATCCAATTGTTTATTGAGGATTGGCAAAATATTCTTCCCCTATATATATCTTTAACGTTCCCCTTGGTTTTGGTTCAGTCCGTCTTGAGAGCCTTATGCTTTGTCCTTTTACTACCCGCCAATATTCTTGTTCTGACCATTACCTGTGGTCCTTTAGGATTATCTATTGCTCTTGCAATCACCAACGAGGAGTCAATATCATTAGCAGATCTGCTGACCTCTTGTTTTCTTCCAGATTCAGAGATCAAACAGGCAAAGTACAACGCTTTGTTCGATCACATTCTCTGTCTAACAGGAAACGAACAGATAGTCTTCCCTGGAAAATTACAGAGAGTTGTTAATAATTCACCTACAGCTGAGTTGTTTAATGTTTCCAAGTATATCCAGTTTTGGTACAATCTGATTACCTGGAATAGCACAAAACTACTACCAGTCGTAGGTGCTCCTTTGTTGGCTTACAAAGTATTTGTTGAGAATGTTAATAAGAGAATGTCTAGACTCTTCAGACTCCAGAGATTAAGAAAACGTCAAGTGGGCTATTACCATCTCAAAGAAAGGGAGGGAGAATTACTAGCTTTGGGAGTAAGCATGGGGATCTTAGAATCCATTCCCTTCATTGGACAATCGTTCTTTTCATTCACAAACACAATCGGATTGGCTTATATGTGTGGAAAAAGATTAAATACAAATCTGAATGTCTTGGTTATTCCTAAGTCGgtagaaaaaaaatga
- the HMT1 gene encoding Nuclear SAM-dependent mono-and asymmetric methyltransferase, with amino-acid sequence MTEASKDPNSLSYWEQHYFSSYDHFGIHEEMLKDRIRTLSYRNAIMKNKSLFKDKIVLDVGCGTGVLSMFAAQAGAKHVYGVDMSSIIEMARKIIDLNGFSDKITLIKGKLEDLELPCGKVDIIISEWMGYFLLYESMLDTVLDARDRFLKPNGLIFPDKASIHVAMIEDSEYKDEKIHFWENKNRLYGFDYSPFVEIAMEEPLVDTVEGKSVVTNHFKLIEFDLNTVKKEDLIFKRNFHLRATSDDMAHALLAWFDIIFPADKPQNVVRFSTGPQAHYTHWKQTVFYLDDVLELNKGEVIDGWLSCKPNKINNRDLDIHVGWDFKASGALNDVRAAKNSRIYYLR; translated from the coding sequence ATGACTGAAGCTTCTAAAGACCCCAACTCGTTGTCCTACTGGGAGCAGCATTATTTCTCGTCCTATGATCATTTCGGTATCCACGAAGAGATGTTAAAGGATCGGATCCGAACTTTATCTTATCGAAATGCaataatgaaaaataaatCATTATTTAAGGATAAAATTGTTCTTGATGTTGGTTGTGGTACAGGTGTCTTGTCGATGTTTGCAGCTCAGGCTGGTGCCAAGCATGTGTATGGTGTCGATATGTCGAGTATCATTGAAATGGCTCGCAAGATTATCGATCTTAACGGATTCTCCGATAAAATTACGCTGATTAAGGGTAAATTGGAGGATTTGGAGCTTCCATGTGGAAAAGTggatatcatcatcagtgAATGGATGGGATATTTCCTTCTATATGAATCCATGCTGGATACTGTTCTTGATGCTAGAGACAGATTTCTTAAGCCTAATGGTCTTATTTTCCCTGATAAGGCTTCCATCCATGTTGCCATGATTGAAGATTCTGAATATAAGGATGAGAAAATTCATTTCTGGGAAAATAAAAACAGATTATATGGATTTGATTATTCTCCATTTGTGGAAATTGCCATGGAAGAGCCTCTTGTGGATACTGTGGAAGGTAAGTCTGTAGTGACGAATCAtttcaagttgattgagTTTGATTTAAACACGGTCAAGAAAGAGGATCTTATTTTTAAGAGGAACTTTCACCTCAGAGCTACCAGTGACGATATGGCCCATGCTCTGTTGGCGTGGTTTGATATTATATTCCCTGCAGATAAGCCTCAGAATGTTGTCCGATTTTCTACAGGCCCTCAGGCTCACTACACCCATTGGAAGCAAACTGTGTTCTACCTTGATGATGTCTTAGAACTGAATAAAGGTGAAGTCATTGACGGTTGGCTTTCTTGCAAGCCCAATAAAATCAATAATAGAGACTTGGATATTCACGTTGGTTGGGATTTCAAGGCTTCCGGTGCTCTTAATGATGTTAGGGCCGCTAAAAATAGTAGAATCTACTACTTAAGATGA
- the RPS15 gene encoding ribosomal protein S15 (BUSCO:EOG09344BTM), translated as MSEVSAVHKKRNFKAFSFKGVDLEDLLSMSTEDFAKLCGARVRRKFSRGLDSKPMGLIKKLRKAKLAAGETEKPALVKTHLRSMIVVPEMIGSLIGIYNGKVFNTVEIKPEMVGHYLGEFSITYNPVQHGKAATASKLKLY; from the exons ATGTCTGAAGTGTCTGCAG TCcacaagaagagaaacttCAAAGCCTTCTCATTTAAAGGTgttgatttggaagatttgtTGTCAATGTCCACAGAGGACTTTGCCAAACTCTGTGGTGCCAGAGTCAGAAGAAAGTTCTCAAGAGGTTTAGATTCCAAGCCAATGGgattgatcaagaagttgagaaAGGCCAAGTTGGCTGCTGGTGAAACTGAAAAGCCAGCTCTCGTTAAGACTCACTTGAGAAGCATGATTGTTGTCCCTGAGATGATTGGATCTCTCATCGGTATCTATAACGGTAAGGTTTTCAACACTGTTGAAATTAAACCAGAAATGGTCGGCCACTACCTAGGTGAGTTCTCTATTACTTACAACCCTGTTCAGCACGGTAAGGCTGCTACTGCCTCTAAGTTGAAGTTGTACTAA
- a CDS encoding uncharacterized protein (MEROPS:MER0002481), translated as MGNTPSQPPHKSPTYTYYARSAGSEDDELLLKLQSMLLSDSEENHTRNGSNSTQNGKSVSPDSNPITIDKLYEWKEELLADPKNQLALNCFTGNDLSKIIAKTAKINKNNQDLFNVTVKYEGKPITNQKSSGRCWLFASTNVFKEFVKGKYNLDEFEFSQNYLYFYDKLEKSNYFLNRILECTDEDIDSRLVQFLLQMPENDGGQWDMVVNLVNRYGLVPKTIYTDSASSLSSNRLNYLINEKLREYALILRKMKRDDSEKMGAQSIGSAKKSMLQEIYNILSLTLGIPPKPDEEIAWEYKDKNGNYGRIKTTPLGFYKDILGFKADQYFSLIHDPRNVEGLYTVDKLGNIEGGKPIEYVNTSADNLKQAAIAMLQDNHPVFFGSDVGKFEDTNIGLLDVNAWDYKLGFGTDINLTKKQRLLTGSSQMTHAMVLTGVHLVDGKPIRWRVENSWGEYGDHKGYFVMTDDWFDQYVFQVVTKEKYALKKLTDYWKSKDYKVLPYYDPMGALARCDCGKSRH; from the coding sequence ATGGGCAACACCCCTTCCCAACCACCTCATAAGTCTCCAACTTATACCTATTATGCCCGTTCGGCTGGGtctgaagatgacgaaTTGTTACTCAAGTTACAGAGTATGCTACTTTCCgatagtgaagaaaatcataCCAGAAACGGTAGTAATTCCACTCAGAATGGAAAATCCGTAAGTCCAGATTCTAACCCTATCACTATCGATAAGTTGTACGAGTGGAAGGAGGAACTACTAGCtgatccaaagaatcagTTGGCTTTGAACTGTTTTACGGGAAATGATCTCTCCAAGATTATTGCCAAGACGGCCAAAATCAATAAAAATAATCAAGATTTATTCAATGTCACTGTCAAATATGAAGGCAAGCCAATAACCAATCAGAAGTCTTCTGGAAGATGCTGGTTGTTCGCTTCGACCAACGTTTTCAAGGAGTTTGTTAAGGGAAAGTACAATTTGGACGAATTCGAGTTTTCCCAGAACTATTTATACTTCTATGAtaaattggagaagagtAATTATTTCTTGAATAGAATTCTAGAGTGTACAGATGAGGATATCGATTCTAGATTGGTTCAGTTCTTACTCCAGATGCCTGAGAATGACGGTGGACAGTGGGATATGGTGGTCAATTTGGTCAACAGGTACGGTTTGGTGCCAAAGACTATTTACACTGACTCGGCTTCGTCATTGAGCTCCAATCGATTGAACTATCTTATTAACGAGAAATTAAGAGAATACGCATTGATTctaagaaagatgaaacgTGATGACTCTGAAAAGATGGGTGCCCAATCTATTGGTAGTGCCAAGAAGTCCATGCTGCAGGAGATCTACAATATACTTTCACTAACCTTAGGTATTCCTCCTAAGccagatgaagagattgcTTGGGAATACAAGGACAAGAATGGTAATTATGGTCGTATCAAAACGACTCCATTGGGCTTCTACAAGGATATTTTAGGGTTCAAAGCAGACCAGTATTTCTCGTTGATTCATGATCCTAGAAATGTTGAAGGTTTGTATACTGTAGACAAACTAGGTAacattgaaggaggaaagCCTATTGAGTATGTGAACACTTCGGCCGACAACTTGAAGCAGGCTGCCATTGCAATGTTGCAAGACAATCATCCGgttttctttggttctGATGTGGGTAAATTCGAGGATACCAATATTGGTCTTCTAGATGTCAATGCCTGGGACTATAAGCTTGGTTTCGGTACAGATATAAATCTTACTAAGAAGCAGAGATTACTAACTGGATCTTCCCAGATGACTCATGCCATGGTTCTCACCGGTGTTCATTTGGTTGATGGAAAGCCAATTAGATGGAGAGTGGAGAATTCTTGGGGTGAATATGGCGACCATAAGGGATACTTTGTTATGACAGACGATTGGTTTGACCAGTATGTGTTTCAGGTGGTTACCAAGGAGAAATATGCTTTAAAGAAATTGACTGATTACTGGAAAAGTAAAGATTATAAGGTTCTTCCTTATTATGACCCTATGGGAGCTCTAGCACGTTGCGATTGTGGAAAGAGCAGACATTGA
- a CDS encoding uncharacterized protein (BUSCO:EOG09343SSW), with translation MSGISNLFGKGTKDEKVSGLFSKPSKIDTKSLVKEKKRHVIEIAEEVDEEEEKQLRKQEKKLKRRERKHKDAEDTSMEDKYMSKLVEEEDRETEEQEKKDRETEEEEKKDRETLEEKSPETVSEKNSEASDFISSQKPAMPAITMDFKAKELSKADRTIFVGNVPAEAMSSKKDTKRFKRVFSDFVKKSPEEEYQPIESMRFRSIHTDTNAPRRAAFITKAIEEGGVVNSYIVFKKEEDSMKALKLNGVIYENHHLRIDHLTHPMKHENKLSVFVGNLDFEETEESLWKYFEDKLGDKEDKEQKTVWNVRIVRDSKTNYGKGFGIVQFTDMNYVERALLLDGKKLTTSKKPRRLRIARCKSIKKVEERGERRKKRTRDHFDNILNDKQKSTVGRARKVLGKRDRREAGMPVLEGQRAHEGSRIEGITNKRRKVKKPRTKKRLN, from the coding sequence ATGTCAGGAATATCGAATCTATTTGGAAAAGGAActaaagatgagaaagtGAGTGGGTTGTTTTCTAAGCCGTCGAAGATTGACACCAAGTCGTTAgttaaggagaagaaaagacatGTTATTGAGATCGCCGAGgaagtggatgaagaggaggagaagcAACTTCGAAAACAGGAGAAGAAACTCaaaaggagagaaagaaagcacaaagatgctgaagataCATCGATGGAGGATAAGTATATGAGCAAATTagtggaggaggaggacAGAGAGACAGAGGAGcaggagaaaaaagacagAGAGacagaggaggaggagaaaaaagacagAGAGACACTGGAGGAAAAGAGCCCAGAGACAGTTTCAGAGAAGAACTCGGAAGCCTCAGATTTCATTAGCTCTCAGAAGCCAGCAATGCCGGCAATAACTATGGACTTTAAAGCAAAAGAATTGTCTAAAGCAGATAGAACTATCTTTGTTGGTAATGTTCCGGCAGAAGCAATGTCATCCAAAAAGGATACGAAACGATTCAAGAGAGTGTTTTCTGATTTTGTTAAGAAAAGTCCGGAAGAAGAGTATCAACCTATTGAATCAATGAGATTCCGATCGATACATACAGACACAAATGCACCGAGAAGAGCTGCATTTATTACGAAAGCGAtcgaagaaggaggagtAGTGAACAGTTATATAGTgttcaagaaggaggaagattcTATGAAAGCTCTGAAGCTTAATGGAGTCATTTACGAAAACCATCATTTACGTATTGACCATCTAACACATCCAATGAAGCACGAGAATAAACTCTCAGTATTTGTTGGTAATTTggactttgaagagactgaAGAAAGTTTATGGAAATACTTTGAAGACAAACTAggagataaagaagataaggaaCAAAAGACGGTTTGGAATGTGCGAATAGTGAGAGACTCCAAAACAAACTATGGTAAAGGATTTGGAATTGTTCAATTCACAGATATGAATTATGTCGAGAGAGCATTATTActtgatggaaagaagctgaCGACTTCTAAAAAGCCtagaagattgagaattGCCAGATGCAAATCTATCAAAAAGGTTGAGGAAAGGGGagaaaggaggaagaaaagaaccCGGGATCACTTCGACAATATTCTTAACGATAAGCAAAAAAGTACAGTTGGCAGGGCCCGGAAGGTGCttggaaaaagagatagaaGAGAGGCCGGAATGCCTGTTTTGGAAGGACAACGAGCACACGAAGGCAGTAGGATTGAAGGTATTACGaataagagaagaaaggtgaagaagccaagaacaaaaaagagacttAATTAA